CAGGGATAGACCTTGCAGTACAGCATACAGTTCTCCAAATTCCACGTTTCATACTGCGGGTCGGTGCACAGATCACCAGTGTCATACTGGGAACACAGGGGATTCCGGTCTTTGCATTCAGCCACACCTGATATACACGTGAAATCATTGTAGAAAATGAGATCATACGAAATCACAGAGTTCATTCAAAGTTGGAAATCAGCAGTCCCGGTTTAAATAAGACTGTTCCTATTGAAATAATCTAATTTAAGTGTCACCTTAAGCATCATACTTTCGCGCCGGCTTAAGCGGTACATGAATTCTTTTTCAAGAAATGTTAAGAAAGTTTCAATGAGGACGACTTTTTACAGCCGCAACACAGCATTTTAAACCAGCTGTAGTGGAAAGTACATGTAGATGCAAAATTCAAATCATCAGCCAACTGAAGCTGAAAATACGCTGATGATAAATGCCTGAAAAGCCGCTAtcattttttggtaaaatgctatttttaaatcgCTTACTGTTTGGATCAACACAGAATCCACAAAATTTTGCACAGTTCTTTCTTAGAAATGGAGCATAGGCAACATCTGTACATGCGGAGCGACCATACGAAATGCAATTGTCTTTTTTGTCTTCACATGGAGCTGAACAACAAGAGAATTTCATTTTAGACTCAAATGACATGGATATCATTATTGTTCACAGAACTGCAAGGTAAGaagcaaaacaacattttaataacaacAAGAAACAATTAACACATTAAAGTGCATGTAAACGAATAGTCGATATATGTACGtataattttatgttgaaaacataGGAAGATCctcaaaaacacaatattttaactCTGGGTGTTAACAATGAAAATCGTTTTACCAGATGTGGTGGATGTTGAATTATCATTTGTATGAGCATTATTTGTATGACCAGTATTGCTGTTTCCATGTCCATGTGTAGTAACTACAGCGGTAGAACGTCCATGTGGCTTTTGGGTGTCTCCTGTGGTTGCTAGTACCGTTGGTTGGGCTCTTACAGTTGTTTCCGTGGAGGAAACGGCATTCGTAGAAGAAGAATTCGTTGCTTCTGTAATCGATGATGTTGTAGGATTAGTGGTGGTTGCTGTTTTTATTTCGGTCGTTGAGAGTGACGTTATTTTAACTAGTgccttttaaaaatgatgttgcTAATTCTTGTGTTGATTGTGAGAAAGAAACTGTAGTCACAGCTGATGCCGCGGTACAATTGGTTACAGGTGATGATGATTCAGAAGTCGTTATAGCTTTAAGACAGGTTGTAGAAGTCGATGATACTTGTATTGAGCTGGTTATTTTGCTAGTCCATCAAGGAAGATATCCATAGTGTAACGTTGTTTTACGCCTTGTTATCGGACATGGTTCAAGAACAGGTTTACTGGTTTTTGAAATAATACGTGCAGATACAccataatttgattttcagaaaaaaactaattttctttatatcttaTTTGTAGACTTGGTAGCAAAGTAGTAATTACAACCGCATATATGCaaacacatttatatgttttaatgttttgaataatcaAAACTTAAGGggcctttaaacatgttttcatttcttttatattatttgtttgcaatttagattgataaaaatgaatgcaTGTTTGCATTTACCGCCTTTTTGGTGCAACATTCGGCCACATTGGTCTATGACCTATTagttaaaaagtgtttatttctttgttgttatgttcaattaacaattttatCGTTAATACCATCACAATATTTTTCTGAGCACAAGGATTAATGTATTAATgtataaattcaaaatgttaatgtaatgtGAAATAAGTTTGTCAATACTTCGTGTTTTACCACAAAGAATAGAGCATTCGGGCTTAAAAAAGATATCTGCACAAAGATGCATTacggcttaaagctgcactctcacagattgaccattttaaccactttttttattttttgtcttggaaagagcaattatttgcgaaaatatctgtaaaccaatggtattagattgctgataaaaatcagatggtagattttcatatttccgttcataaattattgttttgtggcttaaaccgttactaacggtttaagaaaaatgcataaaacatcaatttttgaacctaaatataaaaatctgcgatctaatttttttgtcagctgtcttatataactggtttctatggatttttgcaaaaattggctcgttcgaagacaaaaaattaaaaagttgtcaaaacgcccaatctttgagagtgcagctttaaccatAGTAAcaatttcagtttaattttTCATTGCATGTATACAAGCAGCATAAGCTGTGCCAACTCATAATACACTGtgtaacaaacaaatcaaaaactGTTTGCTATTCTACTCTACAATGGTAGAAACCCTACTGATCGATTTAGCAATCAGACTAAAACTGGAAACACGGAACATTACACAACATTACACAGGTTAATAAACACCAAGTAATACCAACCATTACAGGGATAGACCTTGCAGTACAGCATACAGTTCTCCAAATTCCAGGCGTCATACTGCGGGTCGGTGCATAGATCACCACTGTCATACTCGGCACACTGGGGATTCGCGTCTTTGCATTCAACCACACCTGATTTAAACGTTTGCTATATTATTGGCATTCGACTGCTACCTTCTCTCTTCTGGcataaactttgttttatagCATTCACAAATTTTCTTAACGAGAATCATTTTGGAACGAGATTATCCGGAAGCACGTATTTGTTTCAAGGAATGTAGTCAGCAGTTCCGGCTTAATTAAGACAATTCATATTGAAAGCAATGAAATTAAAGTGCCACACCTTAGATACTGGCTTAAGCGGTATTCTACTGTTAACAATCTTTAAGACATATTCAAAGATAACTAGGAACCACTGACCAAAAAAACTGTAACAACATTCAGAGTGACCTTATACAGCTGTAAACACCTGGTAAAATACCAGCTTTAATAGAAGGTTAATGCAGTCTGGAGAACTATCGAAAGCAATAAGTATATTTAACGTTTTTAAAAGCAGGGAACTCTTACTTTGAGTGGAACTGAAAATATTTGCAcagttaaatgtttgtttaaggtGAAACAGAAAAGTCGTTGTTGATAAATTGTCTAAAAACATCGTTTTGGGTAAATTGCCAATTTATTAAAACTCGCTTACTGTTTGTGTCATTACAGAATCCACAAAACTTTGCACAGTTCTTTCGCATAAATGCAACATAGGCATCGTTTGTACATGCGGAGCGACCTAAATAAATGCAGTTGTCTCGTTTGTCTTCACATGGAGCTGCAATAAAAGAAGAATTCCAATTCCAATgacatcaatattttttatttgaaataattgcaAATTATGTAGAAGGCAAAAGTATTATTGTAGTTACAACAATCATTTTAAGTAACAATTCATGAATTAGTGTAAGTGTTGATTGTTAAAGAAAGTTTATCGACAACGTTTGTTGCAGATAACTAAAATGCGGTATTTgttgaaaagaaagaaagatCAACAAAAACTTGATGCCTTGACTCTGGtgcaaatttctcgaaacatcttaagtcttAACAGTCTGGAGCGCAGCACACACTATTTTTGATCCGTTTGATTCGGAATAAACtgtgtaattttgtttttttaagtgttttcagCCGTGTAAAGAAAACACTATTTGagctcattttttatttataaactcatatttaagtaagtaattttgccaaatgaaataaaatacttaagaaTTTTTGACAAATTCGGTCTAGCTGTGTCTTaagaatgaaaattattttaccagatgtGGTGGATACTGCCGTactgttttgtgttgttatttctGTCGGTGAAAGTGTCGTTGTTACAAGTGTCGACTTTGAAGGCGGTGTTGATGCTGTTTGTGTTGATTGTGTAGACGAAACAGTAGGAAGAGTTGTAATCGTTGTAGAAGAGGTTACAGGTGATGGTTCGGAAGTCGTATTAGTGATAAGAGGGATTGTAGAAGTTGAAGTTGATGATACATTTATTGAACTTGTTATTGTAGACTCTGTGTATAACGGTggtgtttgtgttgttattgATTGCTTATGAGTTGTTGATGATGACGAAATGTTCGTTGAAGCAGTAATTGATGGTTGAGGCGTAGCGGAACCTGTCGTGGTAGTGTCCAACTCTATAGCCGTAGAGGACGGTTGCGTTACTTGTTGAGGGGTTGAAGAAGAAATGGTTGAGTCTGTTGTACTCGCCGTTGAGGAGGTCGATGATACTTCTATTGAACTTGTTATTGTAGAATCTGTTGATAAAGATggtgtttgtgttgttattgATTGCTTATGAGTTGTTGGTGATGAAGAGTTTTTCGTTGAAGCAGTTACTGATGGTTGAGGCGTAGCAGAACCTGTCGTGGTAGTGTCCAGCTCTATGGCCGTAGAGGACGGTTGCGTTACTTGTTGAGGGGTTGAAGAAGAAATGGATGAGTCTGTTGTACTCGCCGTCGATGGGATCGTTGAATCTAATGTGGTTGAAGTCAAATTATCCACAGATTGTTGAGAAGTAGAACCGATAGTAGCTTGACTAGGGTCAGTCGAAGGAGAGGAAGAAACTGTATTCGATGAAGATGAAACTTCTGGGCTGACTTTAACATTAGCAGTCGTTTGGATTTGTGTCGATGGAGACGTTGGGGAAGATACAACTGAATCTGTTGGTTGCGATGAGACTTCCGTTGATGTGGAGGTTGACGATGAAACTATTGGGCTCTCTGTTGGTGGTTTTGGTTTTTGTGTTGAAgcttaattgaaatgaaatgagaAAAGTTCAGAAGGAATTATAAAAGTACAACAGAACAGATCTGGTCCAATTAAAATTAATCATACGACTATTCGATAGCCAAACATCAGTTTATCAgattattaacaaacatttagATATCAGTTATCACGTTGCATCATACTGGCAAGGTTGCGTTGTCACTCCAGTCGTGTTTTTCGGGTTGAAGCTTTGAAAAACGAGTATCAGCATACTTTATCAGGGGTTTGCTTTTTTGTATCGCAAACTGGtcctttgaaatatttacaagtTTAAACTCTTGTTATCAAACTAATATATGGAATattagttttcttttcttttttgtcatACTTTGGTGACCTTTGAACAATACAAAAATTATATTCTTGTTGCTCAAATTGTGTGTCAGAATTCTACTCACGTGCTGCAGTCGTTGAAGGTTTAGAATCCCAATTAGGATCTGGTTTTGGGTGTGGCTTAAACTCACTACCGGGAAACTCTGAAgctaatatataataaatcattaatgaATAATATGCTATATCAACTAATCTAGTTACGAATTATGATTACTAGGTTATACATTTTGAGCTGTACAAACTAtgcacatttaaataaaataaattgaacacttttaacatgattatgttcgttgatttttttttcatttccattacaaaaatgtattttatgtaaattagaTTTTATTTGCGCTTGTCAGAATGTAAGCATAAAGTATACCGATTTCGAAAGCTGGCGCCGTTGACAGCACTTCTGCTGAAAAGAACACAGAAACTAGTCATAAACTGTAGCAGAAATGCTCATTTATACTAGTATAAGCATGTGTTTAGACATGTCGGGTTTTTTTCTAATGCCATAGCCATGTTATAGTTTGTTGTTACCACAATTTCGTTCGCACAATTTAGTTATCTCTTGGCCAATACTTTGTCGTTTTGTCGTACCTTTAacgttataacttgtttccacgACTTAGAATGTCATGAGGAACCTCGAACTTACAAAGTCGTGGCCACGAGATGATTAAGTCGTGGCCACAAAATAACTAAATCGTGGCAAGGATAAATttaagtcgtggccacgagaTGATTAAGTCGTGGccaaaagataaataaatcgtGGCACGGTTAAATttaagtcgtggccacgagaTTATTAAGTCGTAGCCAAAAGATAACTAAATCGTGGCAAGGATAAATTTTAGTCGTGACCACGAGATAACTTAGTCGTGGTCACGAAATTACAAACTTTTACGAACGAGATAACTAAGTTTAGGCTACGTGATAGCAATGTCATGGCCATgagataacaaaataacaaaataggtTTTAGGCCAAGAGATTATTCCTCTATGTCGTGGCCTGGACATAACTCAATAGCTGGAACAAGATAACTTAGTCGTGGTTACGAGATGACTAAGACGTGGTCACGAAATAGCTTAGTTGTTGCCACGAGACATAACTAAGTCGTCGGGACGAGATAGTAGTTCCTCGCCACGACATACTAAGACGTAGCCACGTGATAAACAAATCACATGTGTCATAGCTAAATATACCTCCATAATCTTTATGAGATTTTATATAAGtaattaaatctttaaaaatacacCCTGGTGTAGAATAAAAACTGCTATGTTTCACACACCTTCTAATACCTTCAAAGACCtcttttttgtacaaatatgaaaatcatagcgatgcaaaaacaaaatgtgataaatcttcaaaatcgtaataatgttttacaacttTCTTGTTTTCTATGtgcaaaattacattttattttacaagaaaaagaatACGAATTTCGATGGACCCTTGGTCGTGTTAATTTTCGTGAACAGGCTTATATTGTTAagtataactgttttttttttaattcacttgATTTTAATTCACTTGATTTTACAAGACCAGATCGGAAGTGTGAAAGCGACATTAGATATATGATACAAACGGAACTATAGGGAAAAATCTTCAGAATAAACTCTGAAGCTAAAAAAAGAAGATCACCCtgttcaaaaacataataatgaacTGTAATCAGACTCTCAGCGAGAGACAAACAACGTCGCAAGACAACAGCACGAATTACTAGTACACGAACATTAAATTTCGAAATCAATATATGTTTGAACCGCCAGTGTAAACAGAAGTTTTCTGGGGGCTAATCATGTTAACTGGTATTTTACCATACACTTTTAATATTTCCTTTATAACCCTCGaacatttcaaaaatagcatttttagcTGCATATACAAATATCGCACAGGTACCTAGTGTCGGTATTGCTGAACAGTTTTGAGCATTGCTATCCCAGCAGTCGTTTGAGCTACCCTGGTGGTGGTGGGAACCGTGGAATTGACGACGGTCTCGGGCTAAGTCTTGTCCCTCTGAGATACAGATACAGTTGTTTGTTCATATTGTCCTTGTTATAACTGTGAAGGACGGTATTATTTATAAGCATATACTTGAGTACAGTGgaaccccgtttgctcgaactcccTGGGATCAGctaaaatacttcgagccttgGAACATTCGAGCCAAAAAGACATGTAAACTttaagtataaagaaatcggccCTTTACATCAGGTTCGAGCCTGCGAttaattcgagccaagcgagttcgaaccaacgggtttcgactgtactttcatttctgtttaAACAACTCttaataaagaaattgaaaatacatgttgaaaaaGATGTAGCTGAGAAGTcatatgtttattgtttctaGTGAATACggctttcaaaacattataaaggATAATTCCtttacaaagaaatattattcattttttggcCGTTTCAAATGAAATAGTGACAAAAGCGTGTGTCACCATGGTTTCTCTTTCCTGGTGGCGGAGGTGAGGCTGATTGAGGGGAACCTGATAAAGCAAAAAAGGTCGGTAAGGAATAGGAGAAAAGGTTATagtataaaacaaatggtactgttgtacatttattaaaaaggtTCTCatacagaaaatttatttttctgttgttACCTTATCTAAACTTTGATACAATATAACTATATCAGAGGCGAAATAGGAGAGCTAGTATTAGtgattgttttagaagaaaattatgaacttttcaatataaatgttataatgtgTAATTTATAAATTCGACCATGTTGAATCCGAAAACCTCGATAATGATACATGCTTAACGTTTGTACATGGCGGTCTGAATCCCAACAAAGCTTTAACGTTGCTGCAACGTTACGGCTAACGTTGTCCAGGGTTATGCCATAACGTTGTTACAACGTTTTGAATGTGGAGGTTTTCTAATCCTGTGAAAACGTTACTTTGTCAACAAATACGCAACCTTCAGacattatttcaatgttatGATGCATGGTATTCTCAACGTTGTAAAAGCATCTTTTAACAATCAACTCACAACCTTCGTACAGCGCTGTCCTAACGTTAAAATGTATGGTTTTCACACCGTTGTAGCAAGGTTATTTTGGCAACCAAATAAAACCTTGATACAACGTTGTTACGGGTTGGTGGGTgggttaaacaaaataaaccaaGAAACGTTTGCcttaaacaatagaaacaatataaGCACAAACATAGCGGTTAATGTATTACCTTGTTTGATGAATTTACGTTGCGCATGTTACTGTTAGATTTATGCCACCATGATGATTTAAAGTTATTCTGACTACTTAACGTCTTGCATATGTCCGCTTGACCAATATAAAGTGCATGATTCAGAACGCTAGATATATGACCAGGACAACGTTGTCACAATGTTATGacaatttcttttgttttaggAAACTACGTAAACAGCCTCTTAAAGTCATCATGCAAGGTTAATAAAACGTGAACATAACGTTGTCTCATCACTAAAAAATC
The Mya arenaria isolate MELC-2E11 chromosome 12, ASM2691426v1 DNA segment above includes these coding regions:
- the LOC128210355 gene encoding mucin-5AC-like isoform X3; the encoded protein is MHLIVKDYFPCDMTILLILRLFFVLPIIIDGQFNNPTTAAVIDPNCVDKISTCWHLPDEKCKAPYEDWARSNCAFRCGFCLGLPTTLPPCEDLLPDCANFDISVCSDSTYRPWASINCRLYCRHEFCSAAQIQAAQSRATTIAPEDCYDKVNCSLYATNVCDGNYTLWVRENCPQYCGICRGVPTRPPPCVDTIPNCKDYNASTCTNPLLNLWVKDKCRKHCGLCSSQPVSPPQPGKRNHALKNRLLLNSGFPSTTTEPPCEDTRDNCILYRHSACTNATYGPFMRKNCAKYCGFCVDATSSSHSTVPPTIEKRNQEGEDLAPDRRQFQASHHHEIMPNICLDNYDENCATMQPPASEFPGSEFKPHPKTDPDWDSNSAPPCEDKSDNCISYGRYACTAYYYVAFMQKYCAKYCEFCNDTNSVVECKDANPQCAEYDTGDLCTDPRYDAWNLENCMLYCKVYPCNATNSSTTNAVSSTETTATAQSTVLATTGDTQKPHGHSTAVVTTHGHGNSNTDHTNNARTNDNSTSTTSAPCEDKKDNCISYGRSACTNDAYVAFMRNNCAKFCGFCNDTNSGVECKDRNPLCGQYDTGDLCTDPQYDAWNLENCMLYCKVYPCNEGQDLARDRRQFHGSHHHQGSSNDCWDSNAQNCSAIPTLAEVLSTAPAFEIASEFPGSEFKPHPKPDPNWDSKPSTTAAPSTQKPKPPTESPIVSSSTSTSTEVSSQPTDSVVSSPTSPSTQIQTTANVKVSPEVSSSSNTVSSSPSTDPSQATIGSTSQQSVDNLTSTTLDSTIPSTASTTDSSISSSTPQQVTQPSSTAIELDTTTTGSATPQPSVTASTKNSSSPTTHKQSITTQTPSLSTDSTITSSIEVSSTSSTASTTDSTISSSTPQQVTQPSSTAIELDTTTTGSATPQPSITASTNISSSSTTHKQSITTQTPPLYTESTITSSINVSSTSTSTIPLITNTTSEPSPVTSSTTITTLPTVSSTQSTQTASTPPSKSTLVTTTLSPTEITTQNSTAVSTTSAPCEDKRDNCIYLGRSACTNDAYVAFMRKNCAKFCGFCNDTNSVVECKDANPQCAEYDSGDLCTDPQYDAWNLENCMLYCKVYPCNEATNSSSTNAVSSTETTVRAQPTVLATTGDTQKPHGRSTAVVTTHGHGNSNTGHTNNAHTNDNSTSTTSAPCEDKKDNCISYGRSACTDVAYAPFLRKNCAKFCGFCVDPNSVAECKDRNPLCSQYDTGDLCTDPQYETWNLENCMLYCKVYPCNGTITTPSTL
- the LOC128210355 gene encoding mucin-5AC-like isoform X4, producing the protein MHLIVKDYFPCDMTILLILRLFFVLPIIIDGQFNNPTTAAVIDPNCVDKISTCWHLPDEKCKAPYEDWARSNCAFRCGFCLGLPTTLPPCEDLLPDCANFDISVCSDSTYRPWASINCRLYCRHEFCSAAQIQAAQSRATTIAPEDCYDKVNCSLYATNVCDGNYTLWVRENCPQYCGICRGVPTRPPPCVDTIPNCKDYNASTCTNPLLNLWVKDKCRKHCGLCSSQPVSPPQPGKRNHGFPSTTTEPPCEDTRDNCILYRHSACTNATYGPFMRKNCAKYCGFCVDATSSSHSTVPPTIEKRNQEGEDLAPDRRQFQASHHHEIMPNICLDNYDENCATMQPPASEFPGSEFKPHPKTDPDWDSNSAPPCEDKSDNCISYGRYACTAYYYVAFMQKYCAKYCEFCNDTNSVVECKDANPQCAEYDTGDLCTDPRYDAWNLENCMLYCKVYPCNASSITVATNSSTTNAVSSTETTATAQSTVLATTGDTQKPHGHSTAVVTTHGHGNSNTDHTNNARTNDNSTSTTSAPCEDKKDNCISYGRSACTNDAYVAFMRNNCAKFCGFCNDTNSGVECKDRNPLCGQYDTGDLCTDPQYDAWNLENCMLYCKVYPCNEGQDLARDRRQFHGSHHHQGSSNDCWDSNAQNCSAIPTLAEVLSTAPAFEIASEFPGSEFKPHPKPDPNWDSKPSTTAAPSTQKPKPPTESPIVSSSTSTSTEVSSQPTDSVVSSPTSPSTQIQTTANVKVSPEVSSSSNTVSSSPSTDPSQATIGSTSQQSVDNLTSTTLDSTIPSTASTTDSSISSSTPQQVTQPSSTAIELDTTTTGSATPQPSVTASTKNSSSPTTHKQSITTQTPSLSTDSTITSSIEVSSTSSTASTTDSTISSSTPQQVTQPSSTAIELDTTTTGSATPQPSITASTNISSSSTTHKQSITTQTPPLYTESTITSSINVSSTSTSTIPLITNTTSEPSPVTSSTTITTLPTVSSTQSTQTASTPPSKSTLVTTTLSPTEITTQNSTAVSTTSAPCEDKRDNCIYLGRSACTNDAYVAFMRKNCAKFCGFCNDTNSVVECKDANPQCAEYDSGDLCTDPQYDAWNLENCMLYCKVYPCNEATNSSSTNAVSSTETTVRAQPTVLATTGDTQKPHGRSTAVVTTHGHGNSNTGHTNNAHTNDNSTSTTSAPCEDKKDNCISYGRSACTDVAYAPFLRKNCAKFCGFCVDPNSVAECKDRNPLCSQYDTGDLCTDPQYETWNLENCMLYCKVYPCNGTITTPSTL
- the LOC128210355 gene encoding mucin-5AC-like isoform X5, whose product is MHLIVKDYFPCDMTILLILRLFFVLPIIIDGQFNNPTTAAVIDPNCVDKISTCWHLPDEKCKAPYEDWARSNCAFRCGFCLGLPTTLPPCEDLLPDCANFDISVCSDSTYRPWASINCRLYCRHEFCSDCYDKVNCSLYATNVCDGNYTLWVRENCPQYCGICRGVPTRPPPCVDTIPNCKDYNASTCTNPLLNLWVKDKCRKHCGLCSSQPVSPPQPGKRNHALKNRLLLNSGFPSTTTEPPCEDTRDNCILYRHSACTNATYGPFMRKNCAKYCGFCVDATSSSHSTVPPTIEKRNQEGEDLAPDRRQFQASHHHEIMPNICLDNYDENCATMQPPASEFPGSEFKPHPKTDPDWDSNSAPPCEDKSDNCISYGRYACTAYYYVAFMQKYCAKYCEFCNDTNSVVECKDANPQCAEYDTGDLCTDPRYDAWNLENCMLYCKVYPCNASSITVATNSSTTNAVSSTETTATAQSTVLATTGDTQKPHGHSTAVVTTHGHGNSNTDHTNNARTNDNSTSTTSAPCEDKKDNCISYGRSACTNDAYVAFMRNNCAKFCGFCNDTNSGVECKDRNPLCGQYDTGDLCTDPQYDAWNLENCMLYCKVYPCNEGQDLARDRRQFHGSHHHQGSSNDCWDSNAQNCSAIPTLAEVLSTAPAFEIASEFPGSEFKPHPKPDPNWDSKPSTTAAPSTQKPKPPTESPIVSSSTSTSTEVSSQPTDSVVSSPTSPSTQIQTTANVKVSPEVSSSSNTVSSSPSTDPSQATIGSTSQQSVDNLTSTTLDSTIPSTASTTDSSISSSTPQQVTQPSSTAIELDTTTTGSATPQPSVTASTKNSSSPTTHKQSITTQTPSLSTDSTITSSIEVSSTSSTASTTDSTISSSTPQQVTQPSSTAIELDTTTTGSATPQPSITASTNISSSSTTHKQSITTQTPPLYTESTITSSINVSSTSTSTIPLITNTTSEPSPVTSSTTITTLPTVSSTQSTQTASTPPSKSTLVTTTLSPTEITTQNSTAVSTTSAPCEDKRDNCIYLGRSACTNDAYVAFMRKNCAKFCGFCNDTNSVVECKDANPQCAEYDSGDLCTDPQYDAWNLENCMLYCKVYPCNEATNSSSTNAVSSTETTVRAQPTVLATTGDTQKPHGRSTAVVTTHGHGNSNTGHTNNAHTNDNSTSTTSAPCEDKKDNCISYGRSACTDVAYAPFLRKNCAKFCGFCVDPNSVAECKDRNPLCSQYDTGDLCTDPQYETWNLENCMLYCKVYPCNGTITTPSTL
- the LOC128210355 gene encoding mucin-5AC-like isoform X2, producing the protein MHLIVKDYFPCDMTILLILRLFFVLPIIIDGQFNNPTTAAVIDPNCVDKISTCWHLPDEKCKAPYEDWARSNCAFRCGFCLGLPTTLPPCEDLLPDCANFDISVCSDSTYRPWASINCRLYCRHEFCSAAQIQAAQSRATTIAPEDCYDKVNCSLYATNVCDGNYTLWVRENCPQYCGICRGVPTRPPPCVDTIPNCKDYNASTCTNPLLNLWVKDKCRKHCGLCSSQPVSPPQPGKRNHALKNRLLLNSGFPSTTTEPPCEDTRDNCILYRHSACTNATYGPFMRKNCAKYCGFCVDATSSSHSTVPPTIEKRNQEGEDLAPDRRQFQASHHHEIMPNICLDNYDENCATMQPPASEFPGSEFKPHPKTDPDWDSNSAPPCEDKSDNCISYGRYACTAYYYVAFMQKYCAKYCEFCNDTNSVVECKDANPQCAEYDTGDLCTDPRYDAWNLENCMLYCKVYPCNASSITVATNSSTTNAVSSTETTATAQSTVLATTGDTQKPHGHSTAVVTTHGHGNSNTDHTNNARTNDNSTSTTSAPCEDKKDNCISYGRSACTNDAYVAFMRNNCAKFCGFCNDTNSGVECKDRNPLCGQYDTGDLCTDPQYDAWNLENCMLYCKVYPCNEGQDLARDRRQFHGSHHHQGSSNDCWDSNAQNCSAIPTLEVLSTAPAFEIASEFPGSEFKPHPKPDPNWDSKPSTTAAPSTQKPKPPTESPIVSSSTSTSTEVSSQPTDSVVSSPTSPSTQIQTTANVKVSPEVSSSSNTVSSSPSTDPSQATIGSTSQQSVDNLTSTTLDSTIPSTASTTDSSISSSTPQQVTQPSSTAIELDTTTTGSATPQPSVTASTKNSSSPTTHKQSITTQTPSLSTDSTITSSIEVSSTSSTASTTDSTISSSTPQQVTQPSSTAIELDTTTTGSATPQPSITASTNISSSSTTHKQSITTQTPPLYTESTITSSINVSSTSTSTIPLITNTTSEPSPVTSSTTITTLPTVSSTQSTQTASTPPSKSTLVTTTLSPTEITTQNSTAVSTTSAPCEDKRDNCIYLGRSACTNDAYVAFMRKNCAKFCGFCNDTNSVVECKDANPQCAEYDSGDLCTDPQYDAWNLENCMLYCKVYPCNEATNSSSTNAVSSTETTVRAQPTVLATTGDTQKPHGRSTAVVTTHGHGNSNTGHTNNAHTNDNSTSTTSAPCEDKKDNCISYGRSACTDVAYAPFLRKNCAKFCGFCVDPNSVAECKDRNPLCSQYDTGDLCTDPQYETWNLENCMLYCKVYPCNGTITTPSTL
- the LOC128210355 gene encoding mucin-5AC-like isoform X1, with protein sequence MHLIVKDYFPCDMTILLILRLFFVLPIIIDGQFNNPTTAAVIDPNCVDKISTCWHLPDEKCKAPYEDWARSNCAFRCGFCLGLPTTLPPCEDLLPDCANFDISVCSDSTYRPWASINCRLYCRHEFCSAAQIQAAQSRATTIAPEDCYDKVNCSLYATNVCDGNYTLWVRENCPQYCGICRGVPTRPPPCVDTIPNCKDYNASTCTNPLLNLWVKDKCRKHCGLCSSQPVSPPQPGKRNHALKNRLLLNSGFPSTTTEPPCEDTRDNCILYRHSACTNATYGPFMRKNCAKYCGFCVDATSSSHSTVPPTIEKRNQEGEDLAPDRRQFQASHHHEIMPNICLDNYDENCATMQPPASEFPGSEFKPHPKTDPDWDSNSAPPCEDKSDNCISYGRYACTAYYYVAFMQKYCAKYCEFCNDTNSVVECKDANPQCAEYDTGDLCTDPRYDAWNLENCMLYCKVYPCNASSITVATNSSTTNAVSSTETTATAQSTVLATTGDTQKPHGHSTAVVTTHGHGNSNTDHTNNARTNDNSTSTTSAPCEDKKDNCISYGRSACTNDAYVAFMRNNCAKFCGFCNDTNSGVECKDRNPLCGQYDTGDLCTDPQYDAWNLENCMLYCKVYPCNEGQDLARDRRQFHGSHHHQGSSNDCWDSNAQNCSAIPTLAEVLSTAPAFEIASEFPGSEFKPHPKPDPNWDSKPSTTAAPSTQKPKPPTESPIVSSSTSTSTEVSSQPTDSVVSSPTSPSTQIQTTANVKVSPEVSSSSNTVSSSPSTDPSQATIGSTSQQSVDNLTSTTLDSTIPSTASTTDSSISSSTPQQVTQPSSTAIELDTTTTGSATPQPSVTASTKNSSSPTTHKQSITTQTPSLSTDSTITSSIEVSSTSSTASTTDSTISSSTPQQVTQPSSTAIELDTTTTGSATPQPSITASTNISSSSTTHKQSITTQTPPLYTESTITSSINVSSTSTSTIPLITNTTSEPSPVTSSTTITTLPTVSSTQSTQTASTPPSKSTLVTTTLSPTEITTQNSTAVSTTSAPCEDKRDNCIYLGRSACTNDAYVAFMRKNCAKFCGFCNDTNSVVECKDANPQCAEYDSGDLCTDPQYDAWNLENCMLYCKVYPCNEATNSSSTNAVSSTETTVRAQPTVLATTGDTQKPHGRSTAVVTTHGHGNSNTGHTNNAHTNDNSTSTTSAPCEDKKDNCISYGRSACTDVAYAPFLRKNCAKFCGFCVDPNSVAECKDRNPLCSQYDTGDLCTDPQYETWNLENCMLYCKVYPCNGTITTPSTL